The Cicer arietinum cultivar CDC Frontier isolate Library 1 chromosome 1, Cicar.CDCFrontier_v2.0, whole genome shotgun sequence genome contains the following window.
CAATGCAAGTCTAACTCTGTCTTTAACCTATATATGTCTTGAATGTATGAACTACTTATTACTTATGTTTTAGTGTTAGAAATATTTTGCACGGGCACGTTACTAGTCTTTTACGAAAATTAGTTATCGTGATGTTGCTAACATATTTACATCAAAATAAGTTCTGGTGATGTTGCTACATATTTACATCAGCGTCAATGAACAATGAGAAAACGAATGAGCCCCTATACTAGTCTGAAAATACCTGTCTTTTGGGCTCCATAGGCACATAGAAGAAGGAAAAACGagaattcaaataaattttaattttcttcatcAGAATCGAAAGAATGTTTTTTCCGCAAAGATTTTAAGACATCCAAGCGCTTATCAACTTTAGATATGCATCCACCAGTAACAGACTTGACTTTCGGAACTTTCAAAGAACTAAGCGGTGGTGTTGCTGCCCCCGTGTTAATATCCCTGAGCACAGAACGAGCCTTTGCTGCAGCTGCAGCATCTGCCATTGCTGAAGCAATTTTTGAACCACTTGGAAATTTGTCGCTATCCTCATTTTGTCCATGTGTTTGTCCTTGTTCCTTAGCCGAATTCGTAGAAACATCAGGTGATTGATTTGCACCTGATTTTGGCATGGAGGCTACAGCCTCGGCAACTGTTGCTTTAGCTTTTGCCGCTTCATATTTCTGCATGTCATAGATAAGCTCTTTCTGCAGCTGTTTATCAGCAACCAATATGTCATCAATTTCATTCTTGTAGTCCTTGAGAAGGACCCGGAGGCATTCCATGAGAGAGCCTATGAGAGGACTGTTCTTGGTTTCTAAAAGACGTTTCAACTCTATGAAAATGGGTATAGTGTTTTGAATAAGGCCTTTCTTGACTGCCTGAGTTATAGCCTTTCCTCTAGCTGCAGATCCATCTCCCccttcttcttctaaatctGCCGATTCAGATGATACACGAGTAGATTGAATGCGTATCTCTTTACAGCCAAGAATTTGAAAAGCATCCTGGTACCACAGTTAACGTTATAATTCGAACATAAATTGAGATGTGCATGCATTACAACTTACAAGCAcgcacacacacatatatattcaTTGGAGTCAGGACAACTTGATGACGATTGCTGGTAAAGATCGATACCTGTAGAACGGACTGTCCAGTTGCATCTTCTAAATTGAGCATACCATCAGAAGCTGCAGCTAGAATTTCTGCACATAATTTGGCAAAGGTTGCTAGAAGATGCTCAGGAGCCATTTGCTTTAGTAGAGAAACATAAATGTGCATTCTTCTAGACCTTGATTTTTCATCAGAACCCCTACAAAAATGATGCAACAGACAGACATAAGCACAATAATTTAACAACATAATTGTCTAACCAGTTGCTAATTTGGAACCCCTTTACCTGATGGAAAAAAGTTGGCTTTCTGTTCGTGATTCTTGGGACTCACGGTGTCCATTATGAGCATGGCAGTCATTCAAAACATAAACAGCCTCAACAAAACTGTTATATGCTAGAAGAGGAGCCTTGACTGGTGACAGAAAACACTAGTCAAAGTCCTAAAAGTAAAAGAAACGTTGTTCAATTTATATAACTGCATGTACTACCAAGGTAAAGCTTCAAACCTTTCAAAATGTTTCCAAAGAGAAAATCTGCTAACTGCCTAATCTTTTCTGATTCATCAACAAGTGACAGAAGGAAACGAAGAAATAGCACACCTCTCCACTTCACATAGTCCCTCTaggataaaagaaaaataaagtacATTTAGCAAATGATCTTTTTAATCTCCCACCCCAAGGGTGGACAGGTTTATACGTCAGATAATTAAAAGGTAAGAAATAGAAACAGCGAACTTATAGAAGGAAATAAAATACCTGCAACAGTCTTGATAGCAATATGAATGTTTGCCTTCTCACAAGTTCACAGGGATCTAAGAGACACCTTGTGATCTTGGTTATGTAACTGATAGCTTCAAAAAAACAGAAGTTAGCAAAGAGAATATATTATGCATAATGTGAACATATTGGACTTCTTCCTCAGCACAAAGTAATAGTTTCCCTCTGTTTATATCAGCCGTTACTTGTATATCAATTTGAATAAGAATGCTAGATTATTTCATTTCCatcattatatttatttaatccaAAATAACTTCAATGCAGTATCTCTTACAACGCTTACCCATCAATAAGAGCAGTGTACCGAACACAAAAGTCTGCCATCATGACCACAATATTATTTCGAAGAGCTGCATATTCTGTCTTTTCAAGCTCCTGCAATTGTATTCCAAAACAGAATATATTTTGATTAGGAAGTAAGACAGCATATATCAGTCCTTGAGACATAAAACAATCAAAGTCTCAAGACCAACCTGTACAAATAGAGGAATATAGTTCTTTGCGAGCTTCCCATCAGCAAGGCAAAGTTTGCCCATGGCCAACCACCCATGAATATAAAAAGAAGGAGCTTCTTGTTGTAGAGAGGTTGCAGCTCCGGGTAGTTTATTTAATTTCGGGCCAGAATTCCCAGAGGTGACGATAGTGTGCAATAATGGAACTACCGCACTCATATCAGCAGATGAGCAGACAATAACTAAAGACCCAATTGTATAAACTGCTGTAATTGCTTTTGACAATGACTTGCGCTTTTTAACTGATTTCCTACTTTTACTAGTCCCACTTCTAGGTGGAGTGAAGAAGTCAGTTTCTGGATTTTGCTCTGAGTTATCTGAAATAAAAGTTTCTATTATTTCAGAAGCTTTGGACAGAACTTGGTGTACCCATTTCAAGACTAATGCTTCTGCCTCCGTCTCATTTGAAGCTTTTCGCTTGCACAATGTTTTAAGTGCTTTTACATGAGCATCAACCTGTCAGCAAAAGTAGCAATTAATTATAGATTTGTAATACACTATTAGTAAAAGTAGCAATTTGTTACAGTTTTGTAATACACTATATGATACCGATACCTTTTTTTATCAAGAATGCCGATTTATACTTTTCTACGAAAACATTTGTTCCACTAACTGTGCATAAGcaatataatatgatttgatATCAAAGTATAGACTGTGGGACAACTGATTGCTTGTGAAACTAacattatcataaaaataatatttataagcaAATAATGCTGCCTAAGAGTGCCTGTTATCTTATTGTTGGCACATGAAGGGTGTGAATAGGATGAAAGCTTAAGCATCAGATGGAGAAAAGTTTCAAAGATCTTAAAATTATAGAACGATAGAGTGATAATTTCAAGAGGACGTCCAGCCAAGGAAACTGTGATCGTTGAAAGGTTTGATGCTACAATATTTGATGCGCTACAAAATTATGAAACATGACGCAAAAGATGGTAATTAAGGCAGAGAAACATCCCAAGAAAGTAGTTTATGAACTTCTTAATCATGCAGAACAGGTAAAATCATATGCTTAAAAATGACAGATTATCACACATTCACGACATCACAAGGGAGCCATTCAATAATGAGGCAAGATTAAGAAGCACTAGTGTAAggattttgtttataaatttaatcaatactAGCATGTAATGTTTACCTCTGTTGAATGCATGTTGAATTTTTCAACTCGTTTGAGTAAGTTATGAGCCAAATCAGCAGCAGGTTCAGGTGGCAGCTCCACAGAAACATTAGAGATAGTTTGCAAGAGAAAAACTCGGTCACTAGCCCAGGCTACATTATTGTATTCAATGCTTTCTTCGTCTTCAAAAGCATTTCTTTGTACAATTGGACTTCTAAACTCACCTTTCACTTTATGTTTGTCAAGAAGCTGCCAATGATGATGAAGAAAATCCCAGTCCACCGCTTTGGGAAGGAATACTGACACCTCTGATAAAAGAAACCAAGCACCTGGTGGGGCAGTCCACTTTTCTATTGGCTTGCTATGGTTCAACCAGACAGACTCAGACGCCTTGATTATATTTTGAAGTGCAGCAACAATTTTGTGATTCAACCGTTTCTTTTTGCCTAGGTTTGTGCAAATTTTTTTCACCCAAGGACTCACCTCCCCATTGCAAATCTCTCTCAGGAGATACATAATTCCTTGGGGGAAAGGCATCTCCATCTCTTTCTCCAaacatttttgtttcttttttccaCTAGATGTAGATTCACTATATGAAGAGGTAGCAGCTGCAGCTCTAGATATTCGGTCCAAAACAAGTTCTTGAAACACATTCTCACATTCTTCTTGGATGCTGGATTCGTTATCAGCTATTTGGCGAGGAACTGAATGTAGCCACTCAGTTATTACCGTTTCAGATGAGAATGTTCTGAAAGCCTACATAATGGTAACATAAATTCCATAAATCATATATTGTTAGTAGTAAAAAGATACAAAGAAAAAGCAGGACTTTTATGGGACTAATGAGATTCATAAGTCATAACATTCTTGGATTTCTtaagattttataaataacttttaGCATACCAAATCATCTCAGGCAGAGTCTAATTAACCCTGGACTAGCTAAGCACCTATCTGTATAGCAGACACCTACCAATTCAACATTTAAAAGCATTATTTAATGCAGCAAGCAAGTTATTATTCAGCATAACATACTTCAAGCAGAAAAATATAGGTAATTAAGAGCTTTTTTACATTGAgaaaatgtctttcttttttcatttgtaattgaaaaattgccaccttattttcttgttttcaaataagtatatagagaaagaaaaaaattgttgggaggaaaattttgacatttgaaaatagaaaataaaataaaatgctgACACTCTTTGGTCAGAGGAAAATGTTGGGGAGGAACATCAATGAATTTTTCTTGTTTAGTTTAATAGTTTGGAGAGAGTATGAGAGGGAAATGGAGAGGCCCAAATCTTTCCTCACTCAATTTTGACTCCCCTCCAAAATTAGAAATATGAAGGAGTGAAAATATGagttgataaaaatttaaaatataatgattaaAACACCTCCCTCGCTATACCCATAAATATATGATGAAATATTACAACGGAATAAAAGAAAACTAGTTTTAAATTGCTCAACTCTACTTGTTAACCAAAATCCAAATAAGGAAGGGATTATTTATTTCTCCCCCCATTCCTAACCAAAGactatatcaaaattaaatctcTATACTTCCCTTCCACTTCCATCTCATTAACCAAAGATgccaaaaaaaaatgttatttttacgAACTGTCTTGTTTACAaacatttaaattcaaattaaatacaaCAAAAACATAGCATAATATTTATGCAATCATTAGTAAAAATCCAAATAGTTCTTACATGAAAAACAAAAACGAAAATAACATAAGTTTTCTCAATCCAATTATCTAAAACTTAGCATTTTGCATCAGTTTACAATTCAGCCTCTCCATAAAACACATCAAAACAAAAACCTCATGAAGAAAGGGAAACAAAAGTACCTCAGAAAGAGCTGCAACAGCGGCTTTCCGTATGCTAACAAGCGAATCCGAACAAGCCATCCCCATTGTCTTGAGCACCACTTCATCAATAGCACCACCAAGTAAAGCAGTCAAATTAGTAACAAGGAGAAGAGCAGCTTTTCTCACAACCGCCTTCTCATCCACACACCTTCGTCTCAACATCTCATTGATTCCATTTCCTCTCACAGCCCCAACATTCCCATTCCCATCACCAAAACCCATAAACTCTTTCAAAACCACACTAGCCTTATCACTACCTGACAAAAACCCAACAACCTGCGCCAAATTCGACAAAGCCCGCGCTCGAATCGTGGCACTAACATCCGAACAACGCTTCACCAACGCCTCCAAACACCACATTCCCCAAACCTCACTcccttcttcttcctcctccATCGAATTGACATTCAAAACTAATGGGTCCTTCAATGTCGTCACCAAATTCAAAATAAGATCAACCGCCAAAAGCCTAAGATTAGTTTTCCCTTGACTCATCTTCACAACATACTTAACAAACCCAATTTGATCCACCAATTCCATAACCCTAACAACCTCCATTATAAAATCAACAGCCAAAGCTCTAGGCTCAGCTTTATCTGGCGCCTTATTCGCCAAATACCTCGGAAAATTAACCAAAGCTTTCTTCACACCATCACAATCCCTACCAAGACCAATCACAAAACCAACAGCAAAACTCCTCGCCTGCGATTTCGGCATGAAAACAAGCGGAGACAGTGACTTCAAAACCTCCGCAGCCGTTTCCGAAGGTTCGCCGTGCTCCGGTTTCAAAACCTCTTTCAAAACCCTCGAGCATAGAGTAACCAAATTCCTATACTGAATCTCGTTTCCACATGATTCAATAGCTGTTAACGGAATCTCGGAAACGGTTTGAATTAACGATTTGAGAGATTCGGGGAAACGATCGAGGTGAATTAATGACATAACGTTAACAAGCTTCTCGAAAAGTTGAAGCAAAACCCTAACATCAAATTTTTGTGAAGAATTTGGGGAATTAGGTTCAGCGTCGTcgttttgttgattttttttgcGTTTTCGTTTACGAATGTGGTTAGGGTTATTGTTAGggttattatttttgaatgaaCGGCGAATGGAACGGAGAAATGAGAGGAAGGATAGAGGAGTGAAGAGAGTGAAAACGGGAGCGTTTGGAGAGAGGAGGAAGGAGAGGAAGACGTGAGAAGCGAGGAGAGAGTGAGAAGTTGGCGATGAGTCCATTGCGGTGGCGATTGGTGGGATGAGATTTGAAGGTGAAACGGCGTCGTAGAGAGGGTTTAAGGGTTGTGAGGTTTTGAGGAGGGTTTGAAGATCTGAGAGCGATTGTTGGGAGAGTGGTTGTGGGTTTTGTGGGTGGTGGTTTTCGCGGAGGTCTTCGAGTTCTGTCACTATGCGGGATATGGTTTCGTCCATTTTCGTCGTTGATGGTGATCGGAGCAACGTTCTGTCGGTTGTCGAACGTTTTTCTGTCTGTTTTTTTCGAATTTTTGCTTTCCCCCGCTATTGGATACACTGTCTCTCTTTTTCCTACGTTCTGTAATTTTAATGGATAAccacatcattttttttttacggaAAAGCTGAATGTTACCAAAAATTCACAGCCGAAATGCAAGATTTTACAGTTTACAATTTAAGATTAACATTGTATCCCCTAAATCATGTTTACGTGACACTATCATAAATAATTTCTTAGTAAAAGTAAAATACCTTTTTGCTTCTGCACcgttactatatttttttagatcataagtaaataaaattaataaaaaataataatgatttaaattattatgattaatgattttgaaaatgataacaagtgaaaaatatttgatatgtattgtcaaaaaatattttttcgtaTTTTATGACATAGCatacaataaatatttgatatatagttttttttatttgtgataaatatttgtctcgcGTTTTATGACAAAGATttgttacatattttttatgtatcaatagtAAATATTCGTCATGTGATTATGTATATTTATCGCTAACAAAAATTTGTGtcgtatttttttatgtatcaatggCAAATATTTATatcgttattttttatatttattaaagtaaAAGTGAATGTCACGAGAAGAGAAGTTGAATTGtgatcatttttaaaatttagttcatgCACTAATATTATCCTCTCAAGTTGTTTTTGGAGTGAGGATAGTTAGAAGAAAATAACCATACTCTTATTGATGATTATCTAAAGAAGAATAATATGAGTTTGAAACATGTATCATATGTGTGTTAATggtatgaataaaataaatacaaatagaGTAGAGTTTAAGAAGATTCACacacataatttatattagttcaCCTAATATATGTTattccagtcctcacaactttgtgagattttcactagTGCTCAGAAACTCGTCATCTGATCTACACTttttcaacaatgtattttcttAACTTGACCAGACTTACAAAACTGTGTTTTTACTAGTTTCGTCGGGTTTGCAAAATAACTAAGGCTTGCCTTACTTCAAAATCATGATTGATGTGTTTG
Protein-coding sequences here:
- the LOC101512765 gene encoding condensin-2 complex subunit CAP-D3 → MDETISRIVTELEDLRENHHPQNPQPLSQQSLSDLQTLLKTSQPLNPLYDAVSPSNLIPPIATAMDSSPTSHSLLASHVFLSFLLSPNAPVFTLFTPLSFLSFLRSIRRSFKNNNPNNNPNHIRKRKRKKNQQNDDAEPNSPNSSQKFDVRVLLQLFEKLVNVMSLIHLDRFPESLKSLIQTVSEIPLTAIESCGNEIQYRNLVTLCSRVLKEVLKPEHGEPSETAAEVLKSLSPLVFMPKSQARSFAVGFVIGLGRDCDGVKKALVNFPRYLANKAPDKAEPRALAVDFIMEVVRVMELVDQIGFVKYVVKMSQGKTNLRLLAVDLILNLVTTLKDPLVLNVNSMEEEEEGSEVWGMWCLEALVKRCSDVSATIRARALSNLAQVVGFLSGSDKASVVLKEFMGFGDGNGNVGAVRGNGINEMLRRRCVDEKAVVRKAALLLVTNLTALLGGAIDEVVLKTMGMACSDSLVSIRKAAVAALSEAFRTFSSETVITEWLHSVPRQIADNESSIQEECENVFQELVLDRISRAAAATSSYSESTSSGKKKQKCLEKEMEMPFPQGIMYLLREICNGEVSPWVKKICTNLGKKKRLNHKIVAALQNIIKASESVWLNHSKPIEKWTAPPGAWFLLSEVSVFLPKAVDWDFLHHHWQLLDKHKVKGEFRSPIVQRNAFEDEESIEYNNVAWASDRVFLLQTISNVSVELPPEPAADLAHNLLKRVEKFNMHSTEVDAHVKALKTLCKRKASNETEAEALVLKWVHQVLSKASEIIETFISDNSEQNPETDFFTPPRSGTSKSRKSVKKRKSLSKAITAVYTIGSLVIVCSSADMSAVVPLLHTIVTSGNSGPKLNKLPGAATSLQQEAPSFYIHGWLAMGKLCLADGKLAKNYIPLFVQELEKTEYAALRNNIVVMMADFCVRYTALIDGYITKITRCLLDPCELVRRQTFILLSRLLQRDYVKWRGVLFLRFLLSLVDESEKIRQLADFLFGNILKVKAPLLAYNSFVEAVYVLNDCHAHNGHRESQESRTESQLFSIRGSDEKSRSRRMHIYVSLLKQMAPEHLLATFAKLCAEILAAASDGMLNLEDATGQSVLQDAFQILGCKEIRIQSTRVSSESADLEEEGGDGSAARGKAITQAVKKGLIQNTIPIFIELKRLLETKNSPLIGSLMECLRVLLKDYKNEIDDILVADKQLQKELIYDMQKYEAAKAKATVAEAVASMPKSGANQSPDVSTNSAKEQGQTHGQNEDSDKFPSGSKIASAMADAAAAAKARSVLRDINTGAATPPLSSLKVPKVKSVTGGCISKVDKRLDVLKSLRKKHSFDSDEEN